In Pseudonocardia cypriaca, a single genomic region encodes these proteins:
- a CDS encoding PPOX class F420-dependent oxidoreductase gives MSDLTPEIRAFLSAGTRTGKLGYVAKDGRPLVAPVWFVLDGDELVFNTGATTPKARAIARDPRVVLCVDLDEPPYAFVQVQGTASVSDEPDELLRTATAIGGRYMGADQAEEFGKRNGVPGELVVRIRPTRIVADLDVTG, from the coding sequence GTGTCCGACCTGACGCCCGAGATCCGCGCCTTCCTGTCCGCCGGCACGCGCACCGGCAAGCTCGGCTACGTCGCCAAGGACGGCCGCCCACTCGTGGCGCCGGTGTGGTTCGTCCTCGACGGCGACGAGCTCGTGTTCAACACCGGTGCCACCACGCCCAAGGCGCGGGCCATCGCCCGGGACCCCCGCGTGGTGCTCTGCGTCGACCTCGACGAGCCGCCGTACGCGTTCGTGCAGGTTCAGGGCACGGCGTCGGTCTCGGACGAGCCGGACGAGCTGCTGCGGACCGCCACCGCCATCGGCGGCCGCTACATGGGCGCCGACCAGGCCGAGGAGTTCGGGAAGCGCAACGGCGTGCCGGGCGAGCTGGTGGTGCGCATCCGGCCCACCCGGATCGTCGCCGACCTCGACGTGACCGGCTGA
- a CDS encoding alkaline phosphatase D family protein, producing MRLRIDRRTLLRAAAVGALAAPGLVRADRPVLTHGVQSGDVVRGSGLVWARADRPSRMVVEVSEDAGFAHARRVEGPVLTPDTDFTGKVRVFGRGRTVHYRVTAEDLDRRVASDPVTGSFRTPPARQEGVRFVWSGDVVGQGWGIDRDRGGMRIFRAMAERDPDFFLHSGDTVYADGPLTETVALPDGSTWRNLVTPEKLKVAETLTEFRGQYAYNLLDENLRAFAAAVPQVNQWDDHEVTNNWYPGELLADDRYTEKRVDVLAERAFRAYHEWVPLDPRRALDGRVYRRLPYGAHVELFVIDMRTYRDANGANTGPVGRILGERQARWLVDGLASSQATWKFVASDMPIGVQVPDGTAWEAVANGAAGPPSGREAELAWVLSELRRRRVRNVVWLTADVHYTAAHHYAPERAAFTEFDPFWEFVSGPLHAGAFGPNPLDPTFGPEAVFVQAPPAPNTSPAQGFQHFGEVEVAPDGELRVALRGQDGRELWSTALPTMA from the coding sequence ATGCGTCTTCGGATCGATCGCCGAACCCTGCTCCGCGCCGCCGCTGTTGGCGCGCTCGCCGCGCCCGGGCTCGTGCGGGCCGACCGCCCGGTGCTCACCCACGGCGTGCAGTCGGGGGACGTGGTCCGCGGGTCGGGCCTCGTCTGGGCTCGGGCGGACCGGCCGTCGCGGATGGTCGTCGAGGTGTCCGAGGACGCCGGCTTCGCGCACGCGCGGCGGGTGGAGGGACCGGTCCTGACGCCGGACACCGACTTCACCGGGAAGGTGCGGGTGTTCGGGCGCGGCCGCACCGTGCACTACCGGGTCACGGCCGAGGACCTCGACCGCCGCGTCGCGAGCGACCCGGTGACCGGGTCGTTCCGCACCCCGCCCGCCCGGCAGGAGGGTGTGCGGTTCGTCTGGTCCGGCGACGTGGTCGGGCAGGGCTGGGGGATCGACCGGGACCGGGGCGGGATGCGGATCTTCCGGGCCATGGCCGAGCGCGACCCGGACTTCTTCCTGCACAGCGGCGACACCGTCTACGCCGACGGGCCGCTCACCGAGACCGTCGCGCTGCCGGACGGGAGCACCTGGCGCAACCTCGTGACCCCGGAGAAGCTGAAGGTGGCCGAGACGCTCACCGAGTTCCGCGGGCAGTACGCCTACAACCTGCTCGACGAGAACCTGCGGGCGTTCGCCGCCGCCGTGCCGCAGGTCAACCAGTGGGACGACCACGAGGTCACCAACAACTGGTACCCGGGCGAGCTGCTCGCCGACGACCGGTACACCGAGAAGCGGGTGGACGTCCTCGCCGAGCGCGCGTTCCGGGCCTACCACGAGTGGGTGCCGCTCGACCCGCGCCGGGCGCTCGACGGCCGCGTCTACCGGCGGCTGCCGTACGGGGCGCACGTCGAGCTGTTCGTGATCGACATGCGCACCTACCGGGACGCCAACGGCGCCAACACCGGGCCTGTCGGCCGCATCCTGGGCGAGCGGCAGGCCCGGTGGCTCGTCGACGGGCTGGCGTCCTCGCAGGCGACGTGGAAGTTCGTGGCCTCCGACATGCCGATCGGCGTGCAGGTGCCGGACGGGACGGCGTGGGAGGCCGTCGCGAACGGCGCCGCCGGACCGCCGAGCGGGCGGGAGGCCGAGCTGGCGTGGGTGCTGTCGGAGCTGCGCAGGCGCCGGGTCCGCAACGTCGTGTGGCTCACCGCGGACGTCCACTACACCGCCGCCCACCACTACGCGCCCGAGCGCGCGGCCTTCACCGAGTTCGACCCGTTCTGGGAGTTCGTCTCGGGCCCGCTGCACGCGGGCGCGTTCGGGCCCAACCCGCTGGACCCGACGTTCGGTCCCGAGGCGGTGTTCGTGCAGGCGCCGCCCGCTCCGAACACCTCGCCGGCTCAGGGGTTCCAGCACTTCGGTGAGGTCGAGGTCGCGCCGGACGGCGAGCTCCGCGTGGCCCTGCGCGGGCAGGACGGTCGGGAGCTCTGGTCGACCGCGCTGCCGACCATGGCGTGA